A DNA window from Anastrepha obliqua isolate idAnaObli1 chromosome 5, idAnaObli1_1.0, whole genome shotgun sequence contains the following coding sequences:
- the LOC129247247 gene encoding 39S ribosomal protein L10, mitochondrial produces MSQLLRQVTLLTCRTPIAQSQRFRGKINIQRPRAPHYERAKVLAVAQSLQPVEEIDKSVACFTRRQRDADLENPYVTVIAREVRNWLEHSRMVGFYHLNSIKQDDLFEVRVKLHKQNMHLKAYGKQIVRKAVEGTRFEAILPLFESNNCIVFSPDQQVGQLLRITRRVPQMLLLAGIVDERLLSRNEFVAYSQLPGLQAVRGELAQTLNMAAGHLVQQLETHQKNLVNVLDVHAKGKAEETEPAKDATETEKA; encoded by the exons ATGTCACAACTACTCCGTCAAG TAACTTTACTAACCTGTCGCACTCCCATCGCACAGTCACAGCGTTTTCGTGGTAAAATCAATATTCAACGTCCACGCGCGCCACACTATGAACGTGCCAAAGTGCTTGCCGTCGCTCAATCATTGCAGCCGGTGGAGGAGATTGACAAGTCGGTAGCATGCTTTACACGTCGTCAACGCGATGCAGATTTAGAGAATCCATACGTTACGGTTATAGCGCGAGAAGTACGCAATTGGTTGGAACATTCACGCATGGTTGGTTTCTATCACTTGAATTCCATCAAACAAGATGATCTCTTCGAAGTGCGCGTAAAATTgcacaagcaaaatatgcaccTTAAGGCATATGGCAAACAGATTGTGCGCAAAGCTGTTGAGGGCACACGTTTCGAAGCTATTCTACCACTCTTTGAAAGCAACAACTGTATAGTATTTTCGCCCGATCAGCAGGTTGGGCAGCTCTTGCGTATAACTCGTCGGGTACCGCAAATGCTATTGTTGGCGGGCATAGTTGATGAGCGACTACTAAGTCGAAATGAGTTTGTTGCCTATTCACAACTGCCTGGCCTGCAAGCAGTACGGGGTGAACTGGCACAAACTCTTAATATGGCAGCTGGTCACTTAGTGCAACAATTGGAAACACATCAGAAGAATTTGGTAAATGTGCTTGATGTGCATGCAAAGGGCAAAGCAGAAGAAACCGAACCTGCCAAGGATGCAACTGAGACGGAGAAGGCGTGA